In a genomic window of Streptococcus oralis subsp. tigurinus:
- a CDS encoding HAD-IC family P-type ATPase produces the protein MKYLSNQDIKDCQRNISDIKPYKTTKEIVVSNIFTFFNAMNLALAVLVATTLRFENMLFLGVIAINTAIGIFQEVRSKNALEKLSLLGKSKYRVNRDGQTIEVAPEDIVLGEYLHLNLGDQVPVDAEVLEGNIEVDESLLTGESDSVFKTAGDKLMSGSNVVSGTCLVTATAVGPDSYINKLAKSSKEFKKYPSQLRDYMDKILKIVSILLVPVAILLYVRGFSLGRTYIEIVLGSSGALVGMIPEGLILLVSVSLAVAAMKLAKKKVLVQELYCVETLARVDVLCFDKTGTITTGNMKVQEMDANVAEKLSSYLAYFEDENATSRALKTYLTCEKKWEVQEVGAFSSKNKYSFVQVKDGGTYFFGAYEFLGFTQPMDTYYEHLKQQGFRILTLAHSKDHIMSPANMELLGHVVLSDEIKDNTKETFDYFESQGVEVKIISGDNHVAVYGVARKAGFKEEARAIDMTKVSEQDFERVVLEHEIFGRVTPEQKQKMVSILQNAGKTVAMSGDGVNDVLALKKADISFAMKGATSAAKSVSNIVFLTDDFAVFYDILMEGRRVINNIQKVASLFLTKTFFSIVFAILSVVFGLEFAFIPIQFTIISAITIGIPSFFLTFESNKEKVSTHFMRDILTNAAIGGGILVASVLLTNFLITVPGQVKFICFLLALFNGLCLVAKVSLPFNRYKLVLLVLLSLAALVGVLANTFILQGAYVPLETIQVVYVAILAVVIGGLHYLTRRKN, from the coding sequence ATGAAGTATTTAAGCAATCAAGACATCAAGGATTGTCAACGAAACATCAGCGACATTAAACCTTACAAAACAACTAAGGAAATCGTCGTTTCAAATATATTTACCTTCTTTAATGCTATGAACTTGGCTCTGGCAGTTCTGGTAGCCACAACCTTGCGATTTGAAAATATGCTCTTTTTAGGTGTGATTGCTATCAATACAGCCATTGGGATTTTCCAAGAAGTGCGTTCAAAAAATGCCTTAGAAAAGCTGAGTTTGCTTGGTAAAAGTAAGTACAGAGTCAACCGAGATGGTCAAACGATTGAGGTTGCTCCAGAGGACATCGTACTGGGGGAATATCTGCATCTCAATCTGGGAGATCAGGTACCTGTCGATGCAGAAGTCCTTGAAGGGAATATTGAAGTTGATGAGTCCTTGCTGACTGGTGAGAGTGATTCGGTCTTTAAAACAGCAGGTGACAAGCTGATGAGCGGAAGCAATGTCGTTAGCGGTACTTGTCTGGTCACGGCGACGGCGGTCGGACCCGATAGTTATATCAACAAACTCGCAAAATCCAGCAAGGAATTCAAAAAATATCCTTCTCAACTGCGCGATTACATGGATAAGATTTTAAAAATCGTCTCCATCTTGCTGGTGCCAGTTGCCATTCTGCTCTATGTCAGAGGTTTTAGTCTAGGGCGGACTTATATTGAAATTGTCTTGGGAAGTTCTGGCGCCTTGGTCGGCATGATTCCAGAGGGCTTGATTCTCTTGGTTAGCGTCTCCCTTGCGGTAGCGGCCATGAAGTTGGCTAAAAAGAAGGTTCTAGTGCAGGAGCTATACTGTGTAGAGACCTTGGCGCGAGTAGATGTTCTTTGTTTTGATAAGACAGGAACTATCACGACGGGGAATATGAAGGTCCAAGAAATGGATGCTAATGTAGCAGAGAAACTGTCTTCTTATTTGGCTTATTTCGAAGATGAAAATGCAACTTCCCGAGCTCTGAAGACTTACTTAACCTGTGAGAAAAAATGGGAAGTTCAAGAAGTTGGTGCCTTTTCAAGCAAAAACAAGTATTCCTTTGTTCAAGTAAAAGATGGTGGGACCTATTTCTTCGGAGCCTATGAATTTCTAGGCTTTACCCAGCCGATGGATACCTACTATGAACATCTGAAGCAGCAAGGTTTTCGAATCTTGACACTTGCCCATAGTAAGGACCACATCATGAGTCCAGCCAATATGGAACTACTAGGGCACGTCGTTTTGTCAGATGAGATTAAGGACAATACCAAGGAAACCTTTGACTATTTCGAATCTCAAGGTGTTGAAGTGAAGATTATCAGTGGTGATAATCATGTGGCTGTATATGGGGTGGCTCGTAAGGCAGGTTTTAAGGAAGAAGCCCGTGCGATTGATATGACCAAGGTGAGTGAACAAGATTTTGAAAGAGTGGTCTTGGAACACGAAATCTTTGGACGTGTGACACCTGAACAGAAGCAAAAGATGGTATCTATCTTGCAAAATGCTGGTAAAACAGTTGCCATGAGCGGTGACGGGGTCAATGATGTTCTGGCTCTTAAGAAAGCAGATATCAGCTTTGCCATGAAGGGGGCTACCAGCGCAGCTAAAAGTGTATCCAATATTGTTTTCCTGACAGATGATTTTGCAGTATTTTATGATATCTTGATGGAAGGTCGCCGGGTCATCAATAACATCCAAAAGGTAGCCTCTCTCTTTCTGACAAAGACCTTCTTCTCCATCGTGTTTGCCATTTTGAGTGTGGTATTTGGTTTGGAATTTGCCTTTATCCCCATTCAGTTTACGATTATTTCAGCTATTACGATTGGGATTCCATCCTTCTTCCTAACTTTTGAGTCCAATAAAGAAAAGGTTAGCACACATTTTATGCGAGATATTTTGACCAATGCTGCGATTGGTGGTGGCATTCTAGTCGCTAGTGTACTCTTGACGAACTTCCTTATCACTGTCCCAGGTCAGGTCAAATTTATTTGCTTCCTACTTGCTTTGTTCAATGGTCTGTGTCTAGTTGCCAAGGTCAGTCTGCCATTTAATCGATACAAACTAGTCTTGCTCGTACTTTTGAGCCTTGCAGCCCTTGTTGGAGTGCTTGCCAATACCTTTATCCTGCAAGGAGCGTATGTGCCTTTAGAAACCATCCAAGTCGTCTATGTAGCCATCCTAGCAGTGGTGATTGGAGGCTTGCATTATCTGACTAGAAGAAAAAATTGA
- the pepC gene encoding aminopeptidase C: protein MNAIQESFTDKLFANYEANVKYQAIENAASHNGIFAALERRQSHVDNTPVFSLDLTKDKVTNQKASGRCWMFAALNTFRHKLISQYKLENFELSQAHTFFWDKYEKSNWFLEQVIATADQDLTSRKVSFLLQTPQQDGGQWDMVVALFEKYGVVPKSVYPESISSSSSRELNAILNKLLRQDAQILRDLLASGADQATVQAKKEDLLQEIFNFLAMSLGLPPRQFDFAYRDKDDNYQSEKGITPQEFYKKYVNLPLEDYVSVINAPTADKPYGKSYTVEMLGNVVGSRAVRYINVPMERLKELAIAQMQTGETVWFGSDVGQLSNRKAGILATDVYDFESSMDIQLTQDKAGRLDYSESLMTHAMVLTGVDLDENGKSIKWKVENSWGDKVGTDGYFVASDAWMDEYTYQIVVRKELLTAEEKAAYEAEPIVLAPWDPMGALAE from the coding sequence ATGAACGCGATTCAAGAATCATTTACGGATAAATTATTTGCTAACTATGAAGCAAATGTCAAATACCAAGCTATCGAAAATGCTGCAAGCCACAACGGTATTTTTGCAGCCCTAGAACGTCGTCAAAGCCATGTAGACAATACACCTGTTTTCTCGCTTGATTTGACCAAGGACAAGGTTACTAACCAGAAAGCCTCTGGTCGTTGCTGGATGTTTGCAGCTCTCAATACCTTCCGCCACAAACTCATCTCTCAATACAAGCTCGAAAACTTTGAACTGTCACAAGCCCACACCTTCTTCTGGGACAAGTATGAAAAATCTAACTGGTTCTTGGAGCAAGTGATTGCGACTGCAGACCAAGACTTAACTAGTCGCAAGGTTAGCTTCCTACTCCAAACTCCACAACAAGACGGCGGTCAGTGGGATATGGTCGTTGCCCTCTTTGAGAAATACGGTGTCGTTCCCAAGTCTGTTTACCCTGAGTCCATCTCATCTAGCAGTAGCCGTGAGCTCAATGCCATTCTCAACAAATTGCTTCGCCAAGATGCTCAAATCTTGCGTGATTTACTAGCATCTGGTGCTGACCAAGCGACTGTTCAAGCTAAGAAAGAAGACCTCTTGCAAGAAATTTTTAACTTCCTTGCTATGTCTTTAGGGCTTCCGCCACGTCAGTTTGACTTTGCTTATCGTGATAAGGATGATAACTACCAAAGCGAAAAGGGTATCACACCACAAGAGTTTTACAAGAAATATGTCAATCTTCCTTTAGAAGATTATGTTTCTGTTATCAATGCTCCCACTGCTGACAAGCCTTACGGCAAATCTTACACAGTTGAGATGTTGGGGAATGTCGTTGGTAGCCGTGCAGTTCGTTACATCAACGTTCCAATGGAGCGCTTGAAAGAATTGGCGATTGCCCAAATGCAAACAGGTGAGACTGTTTGGTTTGGTTCAGATGTCGGCCAGCTTAGCAACCGCAAAGCTGGAATCCTTGCGACAGATGTTTATGACTTTGAATCAAGTATGGATATTCAACTCACTCAAGACAAGGCTGGACGTTTGGACTACAGCGAAAGCTTGATGACTCACGCCATGGTCTTGACAGGTGTGGACTTGGACGAAAATGGCAAATCAATCAAGTGGAAGGTTGAAAACTCATGGGGAGACAAGGTCGGTACAGATGGTTACTTTGTTGCCTCAGACGCTTGGATGGACGAATACACTTACCAAATTGTTGTCCGCAAAGAATTGCTGACAGCAGAAGAAAAAGCTGCCTATGAAGCAGAACCAATCGTACTTGCACCATGGGACCCAATGGGAGCCTTGGCAGAATAA
- a CDS encoding pseudouridine synthase yields the protein MRLDKFLVACAVGSRTEVKNLLKARRVTVNGKKEKSAKLQINEERDEIRFDGQVLEYEEFVYYMMNKPQGVISATEDPKHRTVLDLLDDYGRAKEVFPVGRLDIDTHGLLLLTNDGQLAHALLSPKRHVDKTYLAQVKGIMTQEDVETFGKGIPLKDFTCQPAKLEILSMDSDKGESQVRVTIREGKFHQVKRMVAYCGKEVVDLQRLTMGTLVLDENLKRGEWRRLTKEELEELLASIA from the coding sequence ATGAGATTAGATAAATTTTTAGTTGCCTGCGCAGTAGGGAGTCGAACTGAGGTCAAAAACTTGCTTAAAGCTAGACGCGTAACGGTTAACGGCAAGAAAGAAAAATCAGCAAAACTGCAAATCAATGAAGAAAGAGATGAGATTCGTTTTGACGGTCAAGTGCTGGAGTATGAAGAGTTTGTCTACTACATGATGAACAAGCCCCAAGGAGTCATTTCGGCGACTGAAGATCCCAAGCATAGAACGGTTTTGGACTTGTTGGACGACTATGGACGTGCCAAAGAAGTCTTTCCTGTAGGACGTTTGGATATCGATACCCATGGACTCTTACTCTTGACCAATGATGGTCAGCTGGCTCATGCCCTTCTATCGCCCAAGCGTCATGTGGATAAAACTTACTTGGCTCAAGTCAAGGGAATCATGACCCAAGAAGATGTGGAAACATTCGGCAAGGGTATTCCACTTAAGGACTTTACCTGCCAGCCGGCCAAACTGGAGATTTTGTCAATGGATTCAGATAAGGGTGAAAGCCAGGTTCGTGTGACCATTAGAGAAGGAAAATTTCATCAAGTCAAACGCATGGTGGCCTATTGTGGTAAGGAAGTCGTGGACTTGCAACGTTTGACGATGGGGACTCTAGTTTTGGATGAGAATTTGAAACGGGGAGAATGGCGTCGCCTGACCAAGGAGGAGTTAGAGGAGCTCCTTGCTAGTATTGCTTAG